TCCTCCGGGTTTTCACTAAATGCACCAGCAGCAAATAATTCCTCATGGTCAAGTGGCCttaaaaggccaagtgatggaaGTAGAATTGGCCCACATAGGCCCGTGTAGTGGAGGCACCCACTTTTTCCAAGTGGGGAggctgaattggactaggggaggagCCCTAGACCGGCGCGCAAGGAGGGGCTCTTTCCCTCCTTGTGTGGCGTCCTCCCTTTCCCTCAAACCTATATATACTATAATCTAAAataacctatatatactagaggttTTGACACTATTAGatacacaagttttggagcctcctctagttctctagttttagttgtagttggTCCTAGTTCATCAATTAGAGCCTAGCTTAGgtcctctaatcctcataattagaagttCGGTGTGATTCTAATCTtctccctctaattctccggcGACGATTAGCTCTGCACAGCGAAGcgctgccggatcgtgaagaccgtacgcttgcaaccaagtagagaggccgTGCTTTCGGTCTTTCGTTCGAGGGATCGTTCGTGGGCAGTTTGCAGGATCTCATCTACGGTTCAAGGGACTtcaagtacgatctacaccgactcgtCTACTTCTGTTGCTACTCGGAGTCGATAACGATTGTGATCCAAACCGTTTATGCATATTCATATTGTTCTTGGGTGTTCGTAGAGTgatttttttttttgttttctaataTTTTTCCCAACAGGACACGCCTTGAAGTTTGAAATAAATGTAGAAAAATGCCACCACCCGTGCCAAATTTAGGACTTGAACCTGGGTGAACAGATTCCACCATAAGGAACTTAGTCATCCGAGCTATGCATGGTTCGCTGCACGACATTATGCGTCATTTGGATCACAGATTCTAAGAACgcaggaaaagaaaaaaaaacacaaGAATTGGATATTGATGCATATGTAAAGCAGAGGGTTGGAAAACGTAGAAATTTTGCAGGCTTGTGCGTTTGGTTCGCAGAAATCCTAATAATCAGTGAAATCATATCAAACCACATGAAAATGTATTAGCATGTTATTGTGCCACTACGGATCTCAGTCTTATTCTTCGTGTGTAGAATTTTGAAAGAGAGGTCCCGATGGATTATAAAATTCCTGCGTTTTTCCTCTGAATCCGAGACCACATAAATTTTTTCTTCACTTTTACTTTGCTTCATTTCTTTGAACCAGAGGCTTGAATAGTCCCATCGTAGTATTTTCCCCCTATTCTTATGCGTTTCTTTACTTTTCCTTTGATCCAAAAGAGACTTTAGAATGCTTTATGAATACATTTTTTTGACATGTTTCTGAACAATATTTAATCCCACGGCCTTGGTCGCGCCACATGCATGCTATCCGCTTGATCTTACTATATTTCCCAATTTCCCACGTTTCTCTCCcgtgcccgtgccggtgcccacCGCACCAGCCACCACAGCGTTCATTACTCGAGGAGTGGACAGGTAGGATCACATCAACATCTCCTGTTTCGTACTCCATCCTATCCGTCCGTCCGCCCTCCAGACTCCAGGGAGTCCAGGGGCAGAACGGTCACCCCCCCTACAAAGCTGGTCTCCTTTTAAAGTCCGCGGTGGCAGAGCACACCCTACCCCTGTGACAGAGGAGAAAACAGAGGCACCCGGTCCCGCCCCGACACAGCGCGACCCAAGCCGCCAGAATACAAACCACCGCCCCGCCCGCCTCCTCTCCCCTCGGCGCCCGCGGCCGAGACCCGCCGCCTCCGTCGTCGTCTCCTCCTACCCCCGAAAAGGTAGGTCTCCTCGCCCCCGCCGCACTCGTTCATTGGGGAGGGCGGTTCTTGGTCGGATACGCCCGGGAGCAACATGCGGCGAGGCTGTCGGTCCGGCGCCGCCTCTTTTCTGGGCGCTGCTTGGCTGTTCCGGACCCGGCAGCCGCGGATTCGCGGGGGGTTAGGATCTCTGCTGCCCTCGCCGGATCTCGAGCTTAGGAGGGGTTTGGGTGTTCCGTTTGGCGCCTCTTTTTTCCTGGCCTGAATCTTCTTCTCTTTTGCTCTGGTTGCCGTTACTGCGCGGTTCGCCTTCACCCTCGGTTCCTGCCCGTATGCTGCTGTTGTTGCCAGTAGTTAGCTTCCATGGCGCCTCTGCACTGCGCTTATGCTATTTCTTAGCTGTCTTTTTTTTACCGTTGCTGATGTTTTTCTTGTTTGAAATTCAGGCTGAGATCGCCGGTTCGCGGGCCATTTGATTTGGCGCGCGCTTTCTAGCCGTGCTTCCCATGGCCGGGTCCATCGCGGCCGCGGCCTTCTTCCCGGGGCCGccggcaccgccgccgcccaAGAGCGCCCTCGGCGAGCGCCCGGACAGCCTGGACGTCCGCGGCATGGCCGCGAAGCAGGCCTCGTCGTCCTCCGCCGTGAGGGCCGGCAGGACGCGCGCCCACGCGGCCGTCCCCAAGgtgaacggcggcggcggcaagtcGGCGCTGGCGGACGCGGAGCACGATGCCATGCCCTCGGCCGCGCAGCCGAGGACGTTCTACAACCAGCTGCCCGACTGGAGCATGCTCCTCGCGGCCATCACCACCATCTTCCTGGCCGCCGAGAAGCAGTGGACGCTGCTCGACTGGAAGCCCAAGCGGCCCGACATGCTCGTCGACACGCTGGGTTTCGGCACGATTGTACACGACGGCGTCATGTTCAGGCAGAACTTCTCCATCAGGTCCTACGAGATTGGGGCCGACAGGACGGCGTCCATTGAGACGCTCATGAACCATCTGCAGGTGAGTTTCTTGCCGCGGTTTCGAGGCGTAACAAGACTGCTCTATCTGGTTATTGGGCACTGACATATTTTTCTATTTTTGGGTGTGATGCAGGAAACTGCACTCAATCATGTGAAGGTCGTTGGGCTTCTAGGAGACGGTTTTGGCTCAACCCCGGAGATGAGTAAACGGAACTTGTTCTGGGTTGTCAGCCAAATGCAGGCCATCGTCGAGCGTTATCCATGCTGGTATATCTCACACACTAGCATTTCCCTTTTCCTTTTGTTCTCTTATATAATTTGAGCTTGAATAGGTTTTACAATAATCTTTGGAACAATCAGTGCGGTTAAGGGGAGTTTTCGAGTTGTTTAACAAATGAATGTGAAAGTGATGCTCCATAATAGCGTCTGCTTTATGTCATAATTATTAGGTCAGCAATTCCCACCTGTCATGGTGTGTGCAGGCAGCAGACTTTCAGTATTTGATGCAGAGAGGCCTTCTTTGAATCTCGTAGTGTCATGTGTTACATTTATTGGCAGATGTCAAAAACGTTTAATTTTGTTAGCTGAAAGTTGTATGTCGCCATAAGGAGTTGCTTTTTTATTGTTTTaattcatttggttttcattgaTCTGCAGGGGTGACACTGTTGAGGTGAATACTTGGGTTGGCGCTCATGGTAAAAACGGGATGCGTCGAGACTGGCATATACGTGATTCTGTGACGGGCCATACAGTACTGAAGGCTACAAGGTTCAAATTTTGGTCACTCAGAGATAGCATCAATCACATATCCTTTCAGTATTAGCTAATGCTGCGTGGATTAGATTTGTTTTTCTTCTGCCCCACATATTCAGAGTCTGTCATCTATGCATTCTAATTTTCGTTAAATTTGCAGTAAATGGGTTATGATGAACAAGCTTACCAGAAAGCTTGCAAGAATTCCAGATGAAGTACGGGCTGAAATAGTGCCGTTCTTTTCTGAGTATGCTGCCATTGAAGACCAAGACCACCGAAAATTTCCCAAACTGCCAGAGCATGACCGTGCTACCTCAGCCAAATATGTCCGGACAGGCCTGACTGTAAGTTTTGCACACACATACAGTACAAGATTGCAAGTATATATTCTATCTTCTTATGCTGTTTACTTATTATCATATATATGATGCAGCCTCGGTGGGCTGATCTTGATATCAATCAGCATGTCAATAATGTTAAATACATTGGCTGGATCCTTGAGGTAAAAGACAAAGTTTCCCTTTCATGTGCATCTTTATTTATCGCTGAGACATAAAAAATTGCTTCTTGATTTGTAGTTAAGCATGCTACTTTCAGAAGCTGTTTTGATTTAATCTTCATCTGGCCAAATATCCCAGAACGAATGCGCCTATGCTACTACTTAGCGTGTGCACCTACCTATTCCCAACCTCAGCAAATATTATTCGCTAGCTCTCTAGCCTTTCAAAGTATAAGTTGGAGAAGAAATGTATTTTCTGATCTGATCTGATAGATTTAACTATGTTAGGTTGGTCACCTAGGTACCTAACCATGTTGCTCACTTGTGTTGCTTTCGTAAAAGATCTTGACTGGAATCCTTATATACATAACTTGTCTGCATGTCATTCATTCTTTTTTTCTGTCAAAGAACTTGTGCATGAAGACAATGGCCATGTGTCTGATTGATAATATGGCATGTGTCACGTGATAACCATATCAACCGTTGGAGGATTACAAATTCAGAAACAAAGAATAATCATTTGGTAAATGGGCAGCAAACCGCAAACAAGTGAAACAAACCTAAAACGGCAGAAAAGAAATAATTGACATTTAATTGGTGCATGTTAATACCGAAATATTGATACATTTGCAGCGCCGCAGCTTAACCCTGATTTCCTTTTTTCCCCTTTCAGAGCGCGCCAATCTCCATTCTGGAGAACCATGAACTGGCGAGCATAGTCCTGGACTACAAAAGGGAGTGTGGCCGGAACAGCGTCCTGCAGTCGCACACCACGGTGCACACCGACTGCGCCGACGAGCCCGGAGAAACGACTCTGCACTGCGAGCATCTGCTGAGCCTGGAATCGGGACCCACCATCGTGAAGGCCCGGACCATGTGGCGGCCAAAGGGGGCCAAGTCCCAGGAGACGGTGGCTCTGTCGTGGTGATATTCGGCAGGAGCGGTTTGGTAAAAGCCCAGAGCAGCCACCCGGACGTGTTCTCTACT
This sequence is a window from Aegilops tauschii subsp. strangulata cultivar AL8/78 chromosome 7, Aet v6.0, whole genome shotgun sequence. Protein-coding genes within it:
- the LOC109747972 gene encoding palmitoyl-acyl carrier protein thioesterase, chloroplastic yields the protein MAGSIAAAAFFPGPPAPPPPKSALGERPDSLDVRGMAAKQASSSSAVRAGRTRAHAAVPKVNGGGGKSALADAEHDAMPSAAQPRTFYNQLPDWSMLLAAITTIFLAAEKQWTLLDWKPKRPDMLVDTLGFGTIVHDGVMFRQNFSIRSYEIGADRTASIETLMNHLQETALNHVKVVGLLGDGFGSTPEMSKRNLFWVVSQMQAIVERYPCWGDTVEVNTWVGAHGKNGMRRDWHIRDSVTGHTVLKATSKWVMMNKLTRKLARIPDEVRAEIVPFFSEYAAIEDQDHRKFPKLPEHDRATSAKYVRTGLTPRWADLDINQHVNNVKYIGWILESAPISILENHELASIVLDYKRECGRNSVLQSHTTVHTDCADEPGETTLHCEHLLSLESGPTIVKARTMWRPKGAKSQETVALSW